A window of the Lactobacillus gasseri ATCC 33323 = JCM 1131 genome harbors these coding sequences:
- a CDS encoding amino acid permease yields MDEKEKLKLKRSLKSRHVTMIAIGGAIGTGLFLGSGTAIQSAGPSIILSYLIVGIISFFMMRALGELILAEPDQHSFIESVKKYLGNRMEFVAGWTYWLCWLSLAMADLTATGIYLKYWFKDLPQWVGPLVIVVLLMLVNMVNVGLFGELESWFSMIKVLAILALIVTGLILLVMHSKIDSRTVSLSNLINYGGFFPTGSWGFLKSFQMVVFAFVGIEIVGLTAGETANPDKDIPKAINTLPVRIGLFYVGSMIAIMAVYPWNKIVTTTSPFVQVFGAIGIPAAAGILNFVVLTAAMSATNSAIFSTSRSLYALSRGNNAPKRFGKLSRKAVPNNALTFSSLILFIVVILNYIMPAQVFDIISSVSTINFIMVWIIIMWTHLKYRAENKGKLGSFRMPGFPITSWVTIIFYLVILIILALIPATRLPLLISIIFILALALSYTLLERKN; encoded by the coding sequence ATGGATGAAAAGGAGAAGCTAAAACTAAAAAGATCGCTTAAGAGCCGTCATGTAACGATGATTGCAATTGGTGGAGCTATTGGTACTGGATTGTTTTTAGGATCTGGTACAGCTATTCAAAGTGCTGGTCCATCAATAATCTTGTCATACCTAATTGTTGGAATTATTAGCTTTTTCATGATGAGAGCGTTAGGGGAGCTAATCTTAGCTGAGCCTGATCAACATTCATTTATCGAATCAGTAAAAAAGTACCTGGGAAATAGAATGGAATTTGTTGCAGGTTGGACTTATTGGTTATGCTGGCTTAGTTTAGCAATGGCTGATTTAACTGCAACAGGAATTTATTTAAAGTATTGGTTTAAAGACTTACCACAATGGGTAGGGCCTTTAGTAATCGTTGTTCTGTTAATGCTTGTTAACATGGTTAACGTTGGATTATTTGGTGAGCTTGAAAGCTGGTTTTCAATGATTAAGGTGCTGGCCATCTTAGCTTTAATCGTTACTGGCTTAATCCTCTTAGTTATGCATAGCAAAATTGACTCTAGAACTGTTTCACTGAGTAACTTGATAAATTATGGGGGCTTTTTTCCAACAGGCTCATGGGGCTTCTTAAAGTCATTTCAGATGGTAGTCTTTGCCTTTGTTGGGATAGAAATTGTCGGTTTAACAGCAGGTGAAACGGCTAATCCCGATAAAGATATTCCCAAGGCAATCAATACTTTACCAGTAAGAATTGGGTTATTCTATGTTGGTTCTATGATTGCAATTATGGCAGTCTATCCTTGGAACAAGATTGTTACTACAACTAGTCCATTTGTGCAGGTTTTTGGCGCAATTGGGATTCCTGCAGCAGCTGGAATTTTAAACTTTGTTGTTTTAACAGCAGCTATGTCTGCTACTAATAGTGCTATCTTTTCAACTAGTAGATCACTATATGCACTTTCACGTGGAAATAATGCCCCAAAAAGATTTGGAAAGTTAAGTAGAAAAGCGGTTCCTAATAATGCTTTGACCTTTTCATCGCTAATTTTATTTATCGTCGTAATTCTAAATTATATTATGCCAGCACAAGTTTTTGATATTATTTCTAGTGTATCAACGATCAACTTTATTATGGTCTGGATAATTATTATGTGGACGCATTTGAAATATCGTGCAGAAAATAAAGGAAAGCTAGGTAGTTTTAGAATGCCTGGATTTCCAATAACTAGCTGGGTTACAATCATTTTCTACTTAGTGATTTTAATAATTTTGGCGCTAATTCCAGCCACAAGGCTGCCGTTACTTATTTCAATTATTTTTATTCTAGCTTTAGCATTGAGTTACACCCTTTTAGAAAGAAAAAATTAA
- a CDS encoding glycosyltransferase family 2 protein produces MLRQPMLTVIMPVYNMEKYLGRALEALAKQKDKNFKLLIVNDGSKDKTREVAEGYRDRFLYFDIINKKNGGLSDARNVGMAHVTTPYFTFHDGDDWVDPGYTAYFVRAFDEHPDVDIVSCGFWIDSEKRHESHPVGNKQSGGLIDKREAYLKMTNVFGSPVKGYTWNKGYKISVVKKYHLRFVEDLAFMEDQIFNVKYVSLTNGFYYSSTPYYHYWQRADSMVHDLNPKKIPDNFRANYRVWHQIIKSLMAEREAQKENKKVAKKASLSDLDHQDL; encoded by the coding sequence GTGTTACGCCAGCCAATGTTAACGGTAATTATGCCTGTCTACAATATGGAAAAATATTTAGGCCGGGCACTAGAAGCTTTAGCAAAACAAAAAGATAAAAATTTTAAATTATTGATTGTTAATGACGGATCAAAAGATAAAACTCGCGAAGTAGCGGAAGGGTATCGTGATCGGTTTCTTTATTTTGACATTATTAATAAAAAGAATGGAGGCCTTTCTGATGCTAGAAACGTTGGAATGGCTCATGTAACTACTCCATATTTTACTTTTCATGATGGGGATGACTGGGTTGATCCTGGCTATACTGCATATTTTGTAAGAGCATTTGATGAGCATCCAGATGTAGATATTGTTTCTTGTGGTTTTTGGATTGATTCAGAAAAAAGACATGAGAGTCATCCAGTAGGAAATAAGCAAAGCGGTGGTTTAATCGACAAGAGAGAAGCTTATTTGAAGATGACGAATGTCTTTGGCTCGCCTGTAAAGGGGTATACCTGGAATAAAGGATATAAAATTAGCGTCGTTAAAAAATATCATTTGCGTTTTGTGGAAGATTTAGCCTTTATGGAAGATCAAATCTTCAACGTTAAATACGTATCGTTGACTAATGGTTTTTACTATAGTTCAACCCCGTATTATCATTATTGGCAACGTGCTGATAGTATGGTGCATGATCTTAATCCTAAAAAAATACCAGATAATTTCCGAGCTAATTATCGTGTATGGCACCAAATTATTAAAAGCTTGATGGCGGAGCGTGAAGCCCAAAAAGAAAATAAAAAGGTTGCAAAAAAAGCATCTTTAAGTGATTTAGATCATCAAGATTTATAA
- a CDS encoding D-alanine--D-alanine ligase family protein, which yields MTDKIKVGLIFGGNSSEYEVSIMSAHNIYEEIDTNKFDVYPMWITNDGYLANDADSRKVLDNPKMEVANPHKVANISNIVELKDRPEIDVFFPIVHGNLGEDGCLQGLFRVLDKPFVGDDVLAAAVTMDKEMTKILAQRAGVPVAKWIAVKRFEYNDPDNNKLDYEYVASQLGSDLFVKPSNQGSSVGVSHVTNEKEYKVALAEAFKYDDKVLVEETVHGTEVETAVLGNDKPIVAGVGQIINAKDSFYTYENKYDDNSTSTLEIPAKLPEGIVEKVRKNALKVFQATECSGLARIDSMLRTEDKEVVLTEVNALPGFTNISMYPKLFEEVGIPYTDLITKLIDYAMERYDHKKTLLHKHD from the coding sequence ATGACTGACAAAATTAAGGTAGGTTTGATCTTCGGTGGAAATTCTTCAGAATATGAAGTTTCTATCATGTCTGCCCACAACATTTATGAAGAAATTGATACTAATAAATTTGATGTTTATCCAATGTGGATTACGAATGATGGTTATTTAGCTAATGACGCCGATTCTCGCAAAGTTTTAGATAATCCTAAAATGGAAGTAGCTAATCCTCATAAAGTAGCAAATATTTCTAATATTGTTGAATTAAAAGATCGTCCTGAAATTGACGTATTTTTCCCAATTGTACACGGAAACTTAGGTGAAGATGGATGCTTACAAGGTTTATTTAGAGTTTTAGATAAGCCATTTGTTGGGGATGATGTTTTAGCTGCAGCTGTAACGATGGACAAGGAAATGACCAAGATTTTAGCTCAACGTGCTGGTGTTCCTGTCGCAAAATGGATTGCAGTTAAGCGTTTTGAATATAACGATCCAGATAATAATAAATTGGACTATGAATACGTAGCCAGTCAATTAGGCTCAGATTTATTCGTGAAGCCATCAAATCAAGGCTCTTCAGTTGGTGTAAGTCACGTTACTAACGAAAAGGAATACAAAGTTGCCCTAGCTGAAGCATTCAAATATGATGACAAGGTTTTAGTCGAAGAAACTGTTCACGGTACTGAAGTAGAGACTGCCGTTTTAGGTAATGATAAGCCAATCGTTGCTGGTGTTGGTCAAATTATTAATGCCAAGGATTCATTCTATACTTATGAAAATAAGTACGATGATAATTCAACTTCAACTTTGGAAATTCCAGCTAAATTACCTGAGGGAATTGTTGAAAAGGTTAGAAAGAATGCTTTGAAGGTATTTCAAGCAACTGAATGTAGTGGCTTAGCACGTATTGACTCAATGCTTCGTACGGAAGACAAGGAAGTTGTTTTAACAGAAGTAAATGCTCTTCCAGGATTCACTAATATTAGTATGTATCCTAAACTATTTGAAGAAGTTGGGATTCCATATACTGACTTGATTACTAAATTAATTGATTACGCAATGGAACGCTACGATCACAAGAAGACTTTGTTACATAAACATGATTAA
- a CDS encoding alpha/beta fold hydrolase has translation MKVKVNGVEIYYQKLGKGHPLILLHGHHQDGGIFDKLVAPLSLYYTVVVPDMRGHGLSEGEASEHYQTEVEDLRAFISALKLEKPYILGFGSGGLVALSLAAQAPELVSKIIVAGTYVNGNGVNAKHIAANTIRGFFKGDRDSKVALRESHIPVETLKRIKTPTLCVVGEKDWVKVEHVRWYSQLLPNCRLVLMPRQTHYSYVVHSLKLLDLIKDFCKES, from the coding sequence ATGAAAGTAAAAGTTAATGGGGTTGAAATTTACTATCAGAAATTAGGTAAAGGACATCCCTTAATTTTGTTACATGGACATCACCAAGATGGTGGAATCTTCGATAAATTAGTTGCGCCGCTTTCTCTCTATTACACAGTTGTGGTCCCCGATATGCGAGGCCATGGTTTAAGTGAAGGAGAAGCAAGCGAGCATTATCAAACTGAAGTTGAAGATTTACGGGCTTTTATTAGCGCGCTTAAACTTGAAAAGCCTTATATCTTAGGCTTTGGTTCGGGAGGCTTAGTTGCTCTTTCTTTGGCCGCTCAAGCACCAGAATTAGTTTCTAAAATAATTGTTGCTGGTACTTACGTTAATGGAAACGGCGTGAATGCAAAGCACATTGCGGCTAATACCATTCGAGGCTTTTTTAAGGGAGATCGTGACAGCAAAGTAGCTTTAAGAGAGAGTCATATTCCTGTTGAAACGTTAAAGCGAATTAAGACGCCGACCTTATGTGTAGTAGGTGAAAAGGATTGGGTTAAAGTTGAACATGTTCGTTGGTACAGTCAATTGCTTCCTAATTGTCGTTTAGTTTTAATGCCTCGTCAGACGCATTATAGTTATGTTGTTCATAGTTTAAAATTATTAGATTTAATTAAAGATTTTTGTAAAGAGAGCTAA
- a CDS encoding TetR/AcrR family transcriptional regulator encodes MARQKNLARRHEILRNTFMLLKKRGMENVSLQMIADKSGISKSLLQSYYPRKNLLITEIVTNFMTAVLKSLNATDFKNLNTYSKMKIFIYLILEQGIQDEGVERVVKSILSDGDSLDRWSQILDDWLKNEGVKHDLGNDRQVQIGLNFIVTAGGGLYVKRTEFDLDADQISDIMVKTFMSTFLSIDESKISQTLVEAKSALQKYELTTLTQAINKMFDN; translated from the coding sequence ATGGCAAGACAAAAAAATTTAGCAAGACGACATGAAATACTACGCAATACTTTTATGCTCTTGAAAAAAAGAGGCATGGAAAATGTATCGCTACAAATGATTGCAGATAAATCTGGCATTTCTAAATCATTACTCCAGTCATATTACCCACGTAAGAATCTACTGATTACTGAAATTGTTACCAATTTTATGACGGCGGTCTTAAAGAGTTTAAATGCGACTGATTTCAAAAATTTGAATACATATTCTAAGATGAAAATCTTTATCTATTTGATTTTAGAACAAGGTATTCAAGATGAAGGCGTTGAACGTGTCGTTAAAAGTATTTTAAGTGATGGCGATTCACTAGATCGCTGGAGTCAGATACTTGATGATTGGCTTAAGAATGAAGGCGTTAAGCATGATTTGGGAAATGATCGTCAGGTTCAGATTGGTTTAAACTTTATTGTTACAGCTGGAGGAGGTCTATACGTAAAACGGACTGAATTTGATTTAGATGCCGATCAAATTTCTGATATAATGGTAAAAACTTTTATGTCAACATTTTTATCAATAGATGAGTCAAAGATAAGCCAAACACTTGTAGAGGCTAAATCAGCCTTACAAAAATATGAATTAACTACCTTAACGCAGGCTATTAATAAAATGTTCGACAATTAA
- a CDS encoding ribose-phosphate diphosphokinase, with translation MNKEELHEMLHPMKLIGLGGNQALAERIASALDKPLLETAVQHFSDGEIQVNITESVRGCDVYVIQSIQDPVNENFMELMIVLDALHRASAHSVNVVIPYMAYSRQDTKNRSREPITAKLLANLLQLTDIDDLIAVDLHASQIQGFYNIPVDHLHAMPILAQYFLDNGIASKDDDDVVVVSPDHSGAKLARTFGSYFDAPIAIVDQRGARYDAEAHDMIGDVKDKTVIIVDDLIDTGSRIASSTKSVLAAGAKKVYVAATHALLSQNAIDVLNELPVEQIVVTDTIKHKKYPDRMVRLSVARLLAKGIDYIYNDKSIHQIFDEQNRIQG, from the coding sequence ATGAATAAAGAAGAATTGCACGAAATGTTGCACCCAATGAAATTAATCGGTCTTGGTGGAAATCAAGCTTTAGCAGAGAGAATTGCGTCAGCTTTGGACAAGCCATTGTTAGAGACTGCTGTTCAACACTTTAGTGATGGAGAAATTCAAGTTAACATTACAGAAAGTGTCAGAGGCTGTGATGTCTACGTAATTCAATCTATTCAAGATCCAGTAAACGAAAACTTTATGGAATTGATGATTGTATTGGATGCTTTACACCGTGCATCTGCTCACTCTGTTAACGTAGTAATTCCTTATATGGCATATTCACGTCAAGATACTAAGAATCGTTCACGTGAACCAATCACTGCTAAATTATTAGCTAACTTGCTTCAATTGACTGATATTGATGACTTGATTGCTGTTGACTTACATGCCTCACAAATTCAAGGCTTCTACAATATTCCAGTTGACCACTTGCACGCTATGCCAATCTTAGCTCAATACTTCTTAGATAACGGTATTGCAAGCAAGGATGATGATGATGTAGTAGTTGTTTCTCCAGACCACTCTGGTGCAAAACTTGCACGTACTTTTGGTTCATATTTTGATGCACCAATTGCAATTGTTGACCAACGTGGAGCACGCTATGATGCAGAAGCTCATGATATGATCGGAGACGTCAAGGATAAGACTGTTATTATCGTTGACGACTTAATTGATACTGGTTCTAGAATTGCTTCTTCAACTAAGTCAGTTTTAGCTGCTGGAGCTAAGAAAGTTTATGTTGCCGCAACTCATGCTTTGCTTTCTCAAAATGCAATTGATGTCTTAAACGAATTACCAGTTGAACAAATTGTTGTAACTGATACCATCAAGCACAAGAAGTATCCAGATAGAATGGTTCGTTTATCTGTTGCACGTTTACTTGCCAAGGGTATTGATTACATTTACAACGATAAATCAATCCACCAAATCTTTGATGAACAAAACAGAATTCAAGGATAG
- a CDS encoding CAP domain-containing protein: MNFTKKATAFIVAITLSATTSTVTINEALAATFTKDEIQEVHQIQNQYSRLPKQTFNSSNLYASSPHLTAPFSPGSVTSSYISSQLDYINFYRRLFDLPSISTNKTDNDNAQITASVMAAIKANPFTNQHGLPSETRPNYISDTYWTIAKNVSASSNLNFNVSNQSAGDVITDLLTDTYNLDGSDTGHRAWLLSSRLTTTGIGAAYGENSYRYSVQQVAYSSDGYKAAAKSAVAYPNSGVFPIELLQGNNIAWSLYLSDKTTPGIPKITVTDLDTGEVSQATNVNNFSNKAYGYFKTIITYFPGDIKLVSGHEYNVNINNVYQYSFKLFNQVAANQPKLKTSNDNTETKSREKNSEKISSSQNIKDSSDKTTRKILKQVADPDSSATIKSALLLQAEKLRDSLNKKRRMNTVIFGRSYQDGYSYYNLGNDQWFHNFYVYNNPDFTAGVVNIDNHSFDTNIYTSPYPNLQKRTANHVTSGKSYAYGQSITTDHITWYYLGKKQWIRQNN, from the coding sequence ATGAATTTTACAAAAAAAGCCACCGCTTTTATAGTTGCTATTACGCTCAGTGCCACAACTAGCACCGTTACGATTAACGAAGCGTTGGCCGCAACATTTACCAAAGATGAAATTCAAGAAGTTCATCAAATTCAAAATCAATATTCAAGATTACCAAAACAAACTTTTAACTCCAGTAATCTTTATGCAAGCAGCCCTCACCTAACAGCACCATTTTCACCTGGTTCTGTTACCAGTTCTTATATTAGCTCTCAATTAGACTATATTAATTTTTATCGTAGGTTGTTTGATCTGCCAAGTATTTCTACAAATAAGACAGATAATGACAACGCGCAAATTACCGCAAGTGTTATGGCTGCAATTAAGGCTAACCCATTTACTAATCAACACGGGTTACCTAGTGAAACACGACCGAACTACATTAGCGATACTTACTGGACAATTGCCAAAAATGTTTCTGCTAGCTCTAATTTGAATTTTAATGTAAGCAATCAATCTGCTGGTGATGTAATCACAGATTTATTAACTGATACCTATAATCTTGATGGATCGGATACTGGACATCGTGCGTGGCTTTTATCAAGTAGACTTACTACCACTGGTATTGGTGCAGCATACGGTGAAAATAGCTACCGCTATTCAGTCCAGCAAGTTGCATATTCAAGCGATGGCTATAAGGCTGCTGCTAAAAGTGCTGTTGCTTATCCCAATAGTGGCGTTTTTCCAATAGAATTGCTTCAAGGAAATAACATTGCTTGGTCTCTTTATTTATCTGATAAAACTACCCCTGGCATTCCTAAAATTACTGTCACTGATTTAGATACAGGCGAAGTTAGTCAAGCTACAAATGTTAATAACTTTAGCAATAAGGCATATGGTTACTTCAAAACAATTATTACTTACTTCCCAGGAGATATTAAGTTAGTTTCAGGGCATGAATATAACGTGAATATTAATAATGTCTACCAATATAGTTTTAAATTATTTAATCAGGTTGCTGCTAATCAACCTAAGCTAAAAACCTCAAATGATAACACTGAAACTAAGAGCAGAGAAAAAAACTCTGAAAAAATATCTTCCTCGCAAAATATTAAAGATAGCAGTGACAAGACAACGCGCAAGATTTTAAAACAAGTAGCTGATCCTGATTCATCTGCAACTATTAAATCAGCCCTTTTACTTCAAGCAGAAAAACTACGTGATTCTTTAAATAAAAAGCGCCGAATGAATACAGTAATTTTCGGTCGTTCTTATCAAGATGGTTATTCTTACTATAACTTAGGTAATGACCAATGGTTCCATAATTTCTATGTTTACAACAATCCAGATTTTACTGCGGGTGTGGTAAATATCGATAATCATTCATTCGATACCAATATTTATACTAGTCCTTATCCAAATCTACAAAAACGCACCGCCAATCATGTTACTTCTGGAAAAAGTTACGCTTATGGTCAGTCAATTACTACCGACCATATAACTTGGTATTATCTTGGTAAAAAGCAATGGATCAGGCAGAATAATTAA
- a CDS encoding cation:proton antiporter: MELMISTFTLAIAAAISIIIAQAIDKVSVNYISMIIGIIIGLVPFLNQQVASFDSEIFMELIVAPLLFFEGQKTRIHNVGRRIKEIIGLTIIMVLLALIVSGFSIHLLTDVSLPLAFIIGSISTPTDATASEAVTNGLRMPRRVMSALRAESLFNDASGIILLNMSLLWFANGYINYGQTIQDFCISSIGGAVLGFAVAWVIIIFRQTLVRSRFNSLNAQNLIYILTPLALYALAEHLQVSGIIAVVVAGLLHNAESQQSLLLNSRQVHMSRDLQNLISDIFNSMVFIILGLMMVRISRNKLFNGDLAKWIIVGIIVYLANLLVRYLYGRLIIRYDRRESIVFSLGGIHGAVTLALALTISVDFLGSQSYNLVIMSEAVLIILSMLVPIIVFQFILPHNVSDEEAHIVMDKIRSEMVKRALVVVHKMYLPQRVKRHVIYTLLNQKRVVKTREYMRVLLKTIDQPNLSKSEQYLQRLAFFRAFAIEREYLEMIGQKESKYRTYILNLYNDVLLAESLIIEPEDE, encoded by the coding sequence ATGGAACTTATGATTTCAACTTTTACTCTAGCAATTGCAGCTGCTATTAGTATTATTATTGCCCAAGCAATTGATAAAGTATCAGTTAACTATATAAGTATGATCATCGGAATCATTATTGGTCTTGTCCCCTTTTTAAACCAACAAGTTGCCAGTTTTGATTCAGAAATTTTTATGGAATTGATCGTTGCGCCACTTTTATTTTTTGAAGGTCAAAAGACTAGGATTCATAACGTTGGCCGACGTATTAAAGAGATAATTGGACTAACTATTATCATGGTTTTACTGGCTTTAATTGTTAGTGGCTTTAGCATCCATCTGCTTACTGACGTTAGCTTACCGCTTGCATTTATTATCGGCAGTATTAGTACGCCAACAGATGCTACAGCAAGTGAAGCGGTAACGAATGGATTACGGATGCCTCGTCGTGTAATGTCAGCCTTAAGGGCCGAATCACTTTTTAACGATGCGTCTGGGATTATCTTGCTTAACATGAGCCTGCTTTGGTTTGCAAACGGATATATTAATTATGGACAGACTATTCAGGACTTTTGTATTTCTTCGATTGGCGGTGCAGTCTTAGGCTTTGCTGTAGCGTGGGTAATAATTATTTTTCGTCAGACTCTTGTCAGATCCAGATTTAATTCCTTAAATGCTCAAAATCTTATTTATATTCTTACCCCATTAGCCTTGTATGCTTTAGCAGAACATCTACAGGTTTCCGGAATTATCGCTGTGGTAGTGGCTGGTCTCTTACATAATGCAGAATCTCAGCAAAGTTTATTACTTAATTCAAGACAGGTTCATATGAGCCGAGACTTACAAAATCTTATTTCTGATATCTTTAATAGTATGGTCTTCATTATTTTAGGATTAATGATGGTAAGAATTTCACGTAATAAGCTCTTTAATGGAGATTTAGCTAAATGGATTATTGTTGGCATTATAGTCTACCTTGCCAACTTGCTAGTTCGTTACCTATATGGTCGCTTAATTATTCGTTATGATCGAAGAGAAAGCATAGTCTTTTCACTTGGAGGGATTCATGGTGCAGTTACTTTAGCATTAGCATTAACGATAAGCGTTGACTTCCTAGGAAGTCAAAGTTATAACCTAGTCATCATGTCTGAGGCTGTTTTAATTATTTTAAGTATGCTTGTTCCAATAATTGTCTTTCAATTTATTCTTCCGCATAATGTCAGTGACGAAGAAGCTCATATTGTAATGGATAAAATACGAAGTGAAATGGTTAAACGCGCCTTAGTTGTCGTTCATAAAATGTATTTACCGCAAAGAGTAAAACGCCATGTTATCTATACCCTACTTAATCAAAAACGAGTTGTTAAAACACGTGAGTATATGCGCGTTCTACTAAAAACAATTGACCAGCCTAACCTAAGCAAATCAGAACAGTATCTACAGCGTCTTGCTTTTTTTAGGGCTTTTGCGATTGAACGCGAATATCTAGAAATGATTGGGCAAAAGGAAAGCAAATATCGAACCTATATTTTAAATCTATATAACGACGTTTTGTTAGCAGAGTCATTAATTATTGAACCTGAAGACGAATAA
- a CDS encoding CPBP family intramembrane glutamic endopeptidase — protein sequence MKRVFQAQLYLNILMAVIILINYRTVKDWIYLGILAVAVVVSKNKRISQLINTVLIPMVFIDQVRNLSDILIQHFSQLTLLIFWIYAVGAIIVLIPVTIVEYGKIKKPIWRLIASVWMINFVIMFCYLLTLKNVNPDGFLVSLNKSGLVYALAILVYVYFAVKSWGYEFCFNLPTFKGKKMQLLSFILIFGIAIWISFFKVFSEFAQRWQELFWNWDFSLLNPTESALLKNAWSVFLYSIEAGIGEEATRYINLVLLLVIFKNKKWQINGAVLGSAILFALPHIGNAFASELKQTPLATAFQVIDTFGFGCFAAALILYSGKLWPTMVIHALYDILAFSKTPLTQDSVGIFGGNTGQFIHVIISLVLWVSFAAFLLIKNRKLVKQNVQILTRVQKTDLTIS from the coding sequence ATGAAAAGAGTGTTTCAGGCGCAGCTATATCTAAATATTTTGATGGCTGTAATTATTTTGATTAATTATCGTACAGTTAAAGATTGGATTTATCTTGGAATTTTAGCTGTAGCAGTTGTAGTAAGTAAAAATAAAAGGATTTCGCAGCTAATAAATACAGTACTTATACCCATGGTTTTTATCGATCAAGTTAGAAACTTGAGTGATATTCTCATTCAGCACTTTTCTCAGTTAACACTACTCATCTTTTGGATTTATGCTGTTGGGGCCATAATAGTATTGATTCCGGTCACAATAGTCGAATATGGGAAAATTAAAAAGCCAATTTGGCGATTGATAGCATCGGTCTGGATGATTAATTTTGTTATTATGTTTTGCTATCTTTTAACCTTAAAAAATGTAAATCCAGACGGCTTTTTAGTGAGTTTAAATAAATCTGGCTTGGTTTATGCTTTAGCAATTTTAGTTTATGTATATTTTGCTGTTAAAAGTTGGGGTTATGAATTTTGTTTTAATTTACCAACTTTTAAAGGTAAAAAAATGCAGCTACTTTCATTTATTCTAATTTTTGGGATAGCGATTTGGATTTCATTTTTTAAAGTATTTAGTGAATTTGCTCAGAGATGGCAGGAATTATTTTGGAATTGGGATTTTTCTTTACTTAATCCAACTGAGTCGGCCCTTCTAAAAAATGCTTGGTCTGTCTTTCTCTACTCAATAGAAGCGGGAATTGGCGAAGAGGCGACTCGATATATAAACTTAGTTTTACTATTAGTAATTTTCAAAAACAAAAAGTGGCAAATTAATGGTGCGGTTTTAGGCAGTGCAATTCTATTTGCTTTGCCTCATATTGGAAATGCCTTTGCCTCAGAACTTAAACAAACACCACTAGCAACTGCTTTTCAAGTGATTGATACATTTGGCTTTGGGTGTTTTGCGGCTGCGCTAATTTTATATAGTGGTAAATTATGGCCGACAATGGTAATCCATGCACTATATGATATTCTTGCATTTTCTAAAACCCCATTGACTCAAGATAGCGTGGGAATTTTTGGTGGAAATACAGGTCAGTTTATTCATGTAATTATTAGTTTAGTACTTTGGGTAAGTTTTGCTGCTTTTCTTTTAATCAAGAACAGAAAATTAGTAAAACAGAATGTTCAAATCTTGACTCGGGTTCAAAAAACAGATTTGACAATTTCATGA